The following proteins are encoded in a genomic region of Necator americanus strain Aroian chromosome II, whole genome shotgun sequence:
- a CDS encoding hypothetical protein (NECATOR_CHRII.G7534.T1), producing MNAHDTQFEIGAGVRMIRVHALHRYTYPAPCDLSEFVPKQDSSTQKDSRGAASRKTV from the exons ATGAACGCACATGACACTCAGTTTGAGATCGGTGCAGGTGTCCGTATGATTCGTGTACACGCACTCCATAGATATACTTACCCAGCGCCATGCGACCTGTCCGAGTTCGTGCCGAAGCAGGACAGCAGCACTCAGAAA GATTCGAGAGGTGCAGCCAGCCGAAAAACCGTCTAA
- a CDS encoding hypothetical protein (NECATOR_CHRII.G7536.T1), protein MGGREKEKKNEEEKEKENEKERAKKKSRSPRASEPWPRSNVGANDGITFTHGELSIPNTCEVKPHVDVPEREIRALIFAPDLPLQIALLFSECSFGAQEYEVSTLSAMGDGSKLSEIN, encoded by the exons atgggagggagagagaaagagaaaaagaatgaggaagagaaggaaaaagagaatgagaaaGA ACGTGCCAAGAAGAAAAGCCGTTCGCCGAGAGCATCCGAGCCGTGGCCCCGTTCCAACGTTGGAGCTAATGACGGCATCACTTTCACACATGGTGAACTGAGCATTCCGAACACATGCGAGGTCAAACCTCACGTGGATGTTCCGGAACGTGAGATTCG AGCTTTGATATTTGCTCCAGACCTCCCACTTCAAATTGCGCTACTGTTTTCGGAGTGTAGCTTCGGAGCGCAGGAATATGAGGTTTCCACACTGTCGGCAATGggtgatggttcgaaactgtccGAAATCAACTAA
- a CDS encoding hypothetical protein (NECATOR_CHRII.G7535.T1): protein MAEHPRRKSPTRKADVFAAQKYQLEAPLNTITSTSLKKTMNFFFALDLRNKGRCSAFGKRSVAARSTVRNRPSANQAFHPSEVDKSVHTRLGG, encoded by the exons ATGGCTGAACACCCTCGACGGAAGTCGCCAACGAGAAAGGCTGACGTGTTCGCAGCACAGAAGTATCAACTGGAAGCTCCGCTCAACACAATCACCTCAACGTCACTCAAGAAAACCATGAATTTCTTCTTCGCATTAGACTTGCGGAACAAG GGTAGGTGTAGCGCATTCGGTAAGAGGTCTGTAGCCGCACGttcgacggttcgaaaccgtcctagtgccaaccaagcctttcatccatccgaggtcgataaatcggtacatactcgtctgggaggatag